Part of the Subtercola frigoramans genome, TCCGCTCTGCACCTGCACTGGTTGTGCTCCTACGACACAGAGAAGACCGGTTCCGCACCTCTGGCCTGGCACCGCGACTTCGCCGATACCCGGCTGCGACTTCGCGATTGGGTGGCCGCCGCCGGCACACGCCTTGATCGTGACCGCCCCACCAGGCAGACCAGCTGGCCCGGTGAACCTCCGGCACCCGCCGTTGAGGACATCATCATCGAGGACCGGGAGGCCGAGTTCGTGGAGTTCGTGCTGGCCGAGGTCACCAAACGTCGCGAAGAGGAAGACCGGCTCTACCGCTCGCTCGACCCGTCGACCGGTGAAATCTCATGACCGAAACGCCTCACACGTCCGCTGTATCCCCGTTGATGCATAGCCGGGACATCGCCACCTACCTGAAGGTGTCCGAGTCGACCTTGTCTCGGTGGCGGTCCGCGGGAACGGGCCCGCCGTTCATCCGACTGGGCGGCATCGCCCGATACCGGATCGATGCAGTCGACGCATGGCTGGCCGAGCTAGAACGCGACCATGCCCCGCAGGAGTGAACCACTCCCCAGAGCTGAACCGAGGCCGGTCCCGCCAATCGGAGTGAAAGTCTCCACCGACATGGAACGCCGCTCTTACGGCGTTCGCGCCCGCGCCCGGTGGACGGACCCGATCAGCAAGCGTCGCATCATCCGCTCCGAAATCGTCCCCGATGAGGCAGCCGCCCACGCGTTCTTCGATCAATTGCGCACGTCCTCCGTCAAGGGCATGGATACCTCCATGACCTTGACGGAGTTCGTGACCTCGATCGGTGACCGGTGGGCGCGAGGCCTGGACCCGACCTCAACCGGCGAGATCTATGGGTTCGGGCTAAAGCTCCGCGTCCTGCCCGCCCTCGGGCACCTGCCGGTCGCGCAGATCACTGCGGGCATCATCGACCGCACCATCGATGAATGGGAACAGCGTTACGGGGCCTCCACGATCAAGAACTCGATCGCCCCGCTCGTGCGTGTGCTCGACGAGGCGGTCCGTGACGGGCTGCTCGGGATCAACCCGGCGAAGAATCGCGCCAAGCGCAGCCTGAACCGCAACGCCTTCCGAACCCAGTCCGCCGAGCAGGCCTCACCACGCGCACACGCGATCCCGGACATGAAGACCCTCACCAAACTTGCGCAAGCGTGCGGGAAGGTCGGCCAGCCCTACAGCGACTTCGTCATGCTTGCCGCGCTCCTGGCCGCCCGCTCCTCCGAAGTGTCCGGCCTGCAGGTCGGCGACGTGCGGTTCGAGAAGAATCTTGTCATCATCGCCCGGCAGATCTTCCCCGGTAAAGGCGGCCTCGTCACGAAGCCGACCAAGAGCCGCAAGGAACGGCGCGTGCCGATCCTCGAGCCCCTCCGGCCCGTCCTCGAGCGTCTGGCCGAGGGCAAAGCTCCTGAAGACCAACTCCTCGTCGGCCCCAAGGGCGGCGTGCTCACCACCGCGACCGTCAGGGACGCCACCAACTGGGACACGATCGTCGCAGGACTCGGCCTGCCCGACCTCACCCGTCACGGGCTTCGGCATACGGGAGCAACGTGGATGGCCGACGCCGGTGTTCCGCTGCACGTGCTTCAGGAGATTCTTGGGCACGCATCTATGGAAACCACCCGCGGGTATGTGCACCCCGATGACCGGCACCTCGCGTCCGCCGCAGAGCAAGCCAACGCGTTCCTCTCCCCCTCCGGGCAGAAGCGTCAAGCCGCTCGAAGTGCCCCCTCGACGCGTGGCCTCTGATGCCTCACCGAGTGCCGACAGACGGGCTAGGAGGCGTTCTGGTCCCCTTTTGGTCCCCTTATCCACAGGAGGAGCTTCGCGGCCGATTCCCTTGTCCGCACCCTCATCCCGCCGAGAGGTCGAGGGGGACCAGAAGGGGACCAGAAAAAACGACCTCCGGAAACAACAAAACCCTGATGAAAATAGCTTCTCATCAGGGTTTTTCTGTCGGGCTGACAGGATTTGAACCTGCGACCCCCTGACCCCCAGTCAGGTGCGCTACCAAGCTGCGCCACAGCCCGTGGCATTCAATTTTCAGTTATTCGAGCTGTCCGGGAGGGGTGAACCCCTTAACCCCCAGTCAAGTGCGCTACCAAGCTGCGCCACAGCCCGTGGGACAACTTGTCTATATTAGCCCGAAAACCAATCCGCCGTGGAACACCGGGCACGACCGACCAACCACGCGACATTCAGCCGACCCGCGCGGCCCTAGAGTGATGTCAAACGAAAGGCACGCATGACTATCGCCGGCTGGAATCTCGACCAACGTGAGGGCCGTGCGTCCCAGAGCGACCTGCTTGCTGCCGGCAAAGCCCTGCGTACGCAGGTGCCGCGCCAGTCGCACGCGAGCTACGTGCCGTCTGCGCAGAGAGACTCGCTGGGCATCCTGAACGAACAGAACGCCACGCGGGTGCAGGAGCTGGTGCCCCTTCGAATGCAGCGGATGCTCGTCAGCCCGTTCACGTTCTACCGCGGTGCGGCCGCCATCATGGCTGCCGACCTCGCAAACGGCCCGATCACGGGCGTTCGTGTGGTGAGCTGCGGCGACGCCCACATCAGCAACTTCGGCCTGTTCGCGAGCCCCCAGCGCACAATGGTGTTCGACCTGAACGACTTCGACGAGGCGGCGGTCGGGCCCTGGGAGTGGGACGTGAAGCGCCTGGTGGCCAGCGTGGTGATCGGCGCGCGCGAGTCGAACTTCTCGCCAGCAGAGATCCGCCGGGCGGCCACGGCGGCAGCAGCAGGTTACCGCGAGGGTCTCTGCGACATGATGAAGCTCTCGGTGCTCGAGCGGTTCTACTTTCGCGTGGACATCGAGGGTGAGAACAAGAACCTCGATTCGGCGGCGCGCAAGGTGCTGAAGAAGGCGACCAAGCAGGCGCGCCTGCGCACCTCTGAAGCATTCATCGAGAAGATCTCCGAGCGCGGGCCCGACGGCCGGTTGCTGCTCAAAGAGAACCCTCCCGTGCTTGCCCACGTGCCGTACACCGACGAAGAATCGATCATCGAGCTCTTCGAGAAGTACCGCCGCACGGTGCCGGCAGACATCGCCCAGCTGCTCTCGCAATTCACCATCACCGACATCGCCCGCCGGGTTGTCGGCGTGGGCAGTGTCGGCACACGGTGCTACATCATGATCCTCACTGGGCCGCAGGGAGAGTCGCTGGTGCTTCAGATCAAAGAGGCTCAGGTCTCTGTGCTGCAGTCGTACGGCGGCGAACCGGTCAACCCGCGCTTCCTGGGGCTCGAGACGGCGGATGCCCCGCAAGCCCTTCGCGTCGTGTCGAACCAGCGCATCCTGCAGGCCGTCTCCGACCTCTTTCTCGGGCACGTCCGCTACGACGAGAAGGACTTCTATGTTCGCCAGTTCCGCGACATGAAGGGGTCGATCGACGTCTCGAAGCTCACGATCGAACCGTTCGTGACCTACGCGGCCGCGTGCGGCACACTGCTGGCGCGGGCGCACTCACAAAGTGAGAACGCGGCGCTCATTGCCGGGTACCTCGGCGGCTCCGGGGCGTTCGACGACGCGGTGGTCGATTGGTCACTGGCCTACGCAGACCAGTCGCAGGCCGATTTCGAGCTGCTGACGGCGGCCCTCGCGGCTGGTTGAGTAGCGGGGCGAAGCCACGCGTATCGAAACCCACCACGCGTGGGGGTTTCGATACGGCACTTCGTGCCTACTCAACCGGCGGACGGACGCCCACACACAACGCTGGTTGAGTAGCGGGGCGAAGCCACGCATATCGAAACCCACCACGCGTGGGGGTTTCGATACGGCACTTCGTGCCTACTCAACCGGCGGCAGCGGTGCCGACGAAGACCTCGGTGATCGTCGGCGCGCCAGCCGGAACGTCGATGACCTCGATGGTGTCACCGGCAACGATTTCGCCGGCCTTGACCACGCGCAGGTAAAGTCCGGTGCGCCTGGCAGCAGCGAAGCGCTTCACCCAGCCGCGTTCATCTGGCCCACCGACCCAGCGCGCGAAGGTGGCGCACGGTTCGCGAGGGGAGGTGACTTCGACGATCACGGTGGGGCCGATCATCCATCGCTCGCCGACCCTGGCGCCCGAGACGTCGAGGCCCGAGACCCGGAGGTTCTCGCCGAACCAGCCGGCGTCGAGCGGGCGGCCGAGCTCGTTCTCCCAGTATTCGGCATCTTCCTGCGCGTAGACGTAGAGGGCCTGCAGTTCGCCGCCGTGGTACTTGCGGCTGGCCTGAACGTCGGCGTGCAACCCGAGTTTGCGCACGCGCACAGGGCCGGAGACAGGGCGTTTGTCGATGGCGGTGACGCCGACCGAACCCGCATCGGGTCTGAGTTCGTGAACGACGCATGCCGCCACCAGTTCTGCCATGATGATGCCCTCTCGCGTGCTGGGTTCTGCCAGTGGTTCAGAGTTTACCGAGAGACCCTCCCGCCAGTGCTGCGCCATCGCTTGCCCACCTGCAGGCACCACCGAGTGGTCGGCGGCGAGGGTCAGACGCCGACTGCCATGCGGAGTCCCAGCGCGATCATCACGACGGCGATGATGCCGTCGAGAATGCGCCAGGAGGACGGCCTGGCGAAGAACGGCCGCAGCAGTCGCGCGCCGAACCCCAGGCCGAAGAACCAGAGAAAGCTGCCGGCGATGGCGCCGCCGGCCCACCACCATCGCTCGGCTGCGCCCTGCTGGTTGGCGACAGAGCCCAGCAAGATCACGGTGTCGAGGTAGACGTGCGGATTGAGCCAGGTCAGTGCGACCGCAGTCACCACGGCCGTCTTCAGGGTGATCGATGTTGGCCCGTCGGCCGTAACCAAGGCTTTCGGATGCACGGCTCGCGCAGCCGCGAACAATCCGTACACGATCAGGAACCCCGAGCCGACGATGCGAATGACAACGAGTGCGAGCGGGACCGCCTGGATGATGGCGCCGATGCCGACGACCCCGGCCAGGATGAGCACGGCGTCGGAGAGCGCGCACACTAGCACCACGGGCAGGATCGTGCGGTTGCGCCCTTCGATGCCCAAGCGAAGCACGAAGGCGTTCTGGGCACCGATCGCGACGATGAGCGCCAACCCTGTTCCGAGACCGATGAGGGCAGGCAGAAGAGTCTGGGAGAAGGGCACACCCCAACCGTAGGTGCCCCGATATATTCAGTACAGCTAATGTTTCTTATGATACCTAAGCATAACTAATGGCACGAGGCTGATGATGGCATTCCAGTTCGAGCAACTGCAGACGCTGACCACTCTTCTCGAAGAGGGTACTTTCGAGAAGGCCGCGATCCGGTTGCACGTCACCGCCTCTGCCGTGTCGCAGCGCATCAAGGCCATGGAGCAGGCCGCCTCGCAGATCCTCGTCGAGCGAACGATTCCGGTGACGCTCACGACCGCGGGCACCATCGTGGTGAGGTACGCCCGCCAGGTGCAACTGCTCGACGACGACACCCGGCGCGAGCTGCACCTCGGAGGTTCGGGGGATTCCGGTGAACACGCGACCACGATTGCCCTCGCTGTGAACGCCGACAGCCTCGCAACCTGGTTCCTCGAGAGCATCGCCGAACTGTCGGTCACGCACCAGCTGGTCTTCGACCTGCACAGGGACGACCAGGAGCACACGACGACCCTGCTCCGCTCAGGCACGGTGCTCGCCGCGGTCACCTCGACACCCGAACCCGTGCAGGGCTGTACCTCCGAGCGCCTCGGCATTATGCGCTACCGGGCGGTCTGCAGTCCGGCCTTCGCCCGGCGATGGATGATCGGGCCCGAGACCCTCGACCGACTCGGCCGCTCCCCCATGGTCAACTTCGATCGCAAAGACGAACTTCAGCGCACTTTTCTGGGCGCACACAGCGATCAGGTTCCTCCGACGCATTTCGTTCCGACATCAGCGGACTTTGCCCGCTCGCTGCTGCTCGGTTTCGGCTGGGGGCTCCTCCCCGAAGGGCAGTGCGGTGATGACCTGGAACAGGGTCGGCTCGTCGAGCTCGACCCCGAGCATCCGGTCGACGTCGTGCTCTACTGGCAACGGTGGAACCTGAAGTCCGCCCTGCTCGACGCCGTCACTGATGCCGTGCGCATCGGAGCGGTGGCCGCATTGGCCACGTCACCGGTTGAGTAGCGCCGCCACGCGCTGCCTGTCGAAACCCCCACGGGCTACAGGTTTCGATACGGCACGCTCCGCGCGCCTACTCAACCAGCGAAGGCGGTTTGCTGGCTGCTAGCGCTTGCGCTTCTCGCGCACACGCATGTTCACGTTGACCGGTGAACCCTCGAAGCCCCAGATCTCGCGCAGGCGCCGCGTGATGTACCGGCGGTAGCCCGGGTCGAGAAAACCGGTGGTGAACAGCACGAATGTCGGCGGGCGTGATGACGCCTGGGTGCCGAACAGAATGCGCGGCTGCTTTCCGCCACGAACAGGGTGAGGATGCTCGGCGGTCAGTTCTGCGAGGAACGCGTTGAACTTTCCGGTCGGGATACGGGTGTCCCATGACTCGAGCGCCAGCTCGAGGGCCGGTACCAGCTTCTCCATGTGACGCCCGGTCTTCGCCGAGATGTTCACGCGGGGTGCCCACGACACGTGCGCGAGATCCTGCTCGATCTCGCGTTCGAGGTACCGCCTGCGTTCGTCGTCGAGGAGGTCCCACTTGTTGAAGGCCAGCACCAGGGCGCGGCCGGATTCGAGAACGAGGTCGATGATCCGAACATCCTGTTCGCTGACCGGCTGCGAGACGTCGATCATCACAACGGCGACTTCGGCCTTCTCGAGTGCGGCCGAGGTGCGGAGCGACGCGTAGAAGTCGGCACCCTGTTGCAGGTGCACGCGGCGACGGATGCCGGCGGTGTCGACGAAGCGCCAGATCTTGCCGGCGATCTCGACCTGCTCGTCGACCGGGTCACGGGTCGTTCCCGCGAGCTCGTTCACAACGACCCGCTCTTCGCCGGCGGCACGGTTGAGCAGTGACGACTTGCCGACGTTCGGCCGGCCGAGGATGGCGACGCGACGGGGGCCACCCACCTCCTGCTTGGCGACGGCAGAGACCTCGGGAAGCGTCTTCATGATCTGGTCGAGCAGGTCGGCGACGCCACGGCCGTGAAGCGCGGAGACCGGATACGGGTTACCGAGGCCGAGCGACCAGAGTGCGGCGGCGTTCGGCTCCTGGCGCACGTCGTCGATCTTGTTCGCAGCGACGAAGACGGGTCGCTTGGTCTTGCGCAGCATGCGCACGACATGCTCGTCGGTGGCCGTCGGGCCCACGTTGGCGTCGACGACGAACAGCACGGCGTCGGCGAGGTCGATCGCGATCTCGGCCTGGGCGGCGACAGAAGCGTCGATGCCGCGGGCATCGGGCTCCCAGCCGCCGGTGTCGACGATGGTGAAGTGGCGGCCTGCCCATTCGGCCTTGTAGTTCACGCGGTCGCGTGTGACGCCGGGAGTGTCTTCGACGACAGCCTCGCGCCGGCCGATGATGCGGTTGACGAGCGCTGACTTTCCCACATTCGGGCGGCCCACGATGGCCAGCACCGGGAGCGCGGGCAGGTAGGTGATCGCATTGGGATCTTCGGTCGCCGCGTCGAGGATGGCGAGGTCGTCTTCACCCAGGTCGTAGTCGGCGAGACCGGTGCGGAGCGCGTCGGCCCGACGCGACACCAGGTCTTCGTCGAGGTCAGAGAGACGCTCGACGACCGCGTTCGAGACGGCTGGATAGTCGTCGAAGTCGCCGTCGGTGTCTTTGTCAGCGCTGTGGATGTTGACCATGGAAAACCCTCAATGAAGCAAGATGGACAACCTCGACCACCGCTGAAACGGTCTGGTCGAAGTCGAGTTCGGTGGAATCGACGGTGGTTACACCGTCTGCGGCATTCATGAAGTCGACGACGCGGGAGTCAGCCCGGTCGCGTGATCGGAGCTGTTCACCGACGACGGCGGCCGATTGATCGACAAGTTCTGCTGAACGCCTGCCCATTCTAGCCTCTTCTGACGCCGTGAGCAGGATTCTGGCGGTAGCATCGGGCGCGACGACCGTGGTGATGTCACGGCCCTCCACCACGATTCCGGGTTTCGAGGTGTTCCGGATGATCGAACGGAACATCTCGGTGAGATGCGCCCGTACCTCCGGGAGGCGGGCGACGAGGCGCACCTCGCTCGTGACCCACGGCTCCCTGATCGCCACGGTGACGACGTCGGGGCCGACCTTGACGAAGTACCCCTCAGGTTCGGTCCCGATGGTGAAGTCGAATTCGGCGAGCGACTCGATCACCACCGCGGGGTTCTCTGCGTCAAGCCCACGATCCAGCAGCATCCACGCCAGCGCCCGGTACGCGGCTCCCGTATCGAGGTACGCGTACCCAAGCTTGAGGGCAGCCTGCTTGCTCACGCTCGATTTGCCGCTGCCGGCCGGGCCATCGATGGCGACGACGACTGTTGGCGCCGAGGCGGCTTGGCCCGAGGCCGAGTCGGCCGCGTCTGACTCCCCCGGCACGAGATTCTCTGCGCCGCTCATCCGGCGATCCGCCAGCCGCGTGCCCGCAGGAACTCCACGAGGTACCCGAGCTGCTCTGGCAGAACGGAGATGTCGGCGAACCCGATCTGCGCCCCCGGCGAATGCTCCAGACGCAGGTCTTCGAGGTTCACGCCCGCCTCACCGATCTCGGCAAGCAGCCGCGCGAGCTCACCAGGGCTGTCGTCGACCATCACCACGAGTTGTGCGTACCGCCGGTCGACCCCGTGCTTGCCGGGAATCCGTGCCACACCGGCGTTGCCCCCGGCCAACTCTTCGGCCAGTCGGCGACTCGCGCCCACGGCTTCAGGCGCCTCGAGCGTTTCGATCATGCGCTCGAGATCCTGACTGAAGAGCCTCAGGATGCTCGCAACAGGTGCCGCATTCGCCCCGAGAATCTGCACCCACAGTTCGGGGTCGCTCGCGGCGATGCGGGTCACGTCTCGGAGCCCCTGGCCGGCCAGGTTCACAGCAGCACCCGGAGCATCGACCAGGCGCCTCGCCATGAGCGAGGAGATGACCTGCGGCACGTGCGAGACGAGCGCCACACTACGGTCGTGAGCCTCTGGCGTCATTTCGACGAGCGAGCCGCCCAGATCGAGGATGAGGTCGTCGATGACACTGCCTCGCTGGTACGAGATGCCGTCGTGGGCGGTGACGACCCAGGGCCGGCCAACGAAGAGGTCGACCCGTCCTGACAGTGGGCCACCGCGCTCGGCACCGGCCATCGGGTGGGTGCCGACGTACCGCGACACATCTGCCCCGGCCGCCCGCAGTTCGTGGAGGGGCGCCAGCTTGACGCTGGCCACGTCGGTGACGATCGCCCGCGGAAATGCTTCGAGCTCAGCGGCGACCACTCTGGCCGTCACGTCGGGAGGGACGCAGACCACGATGAGCTGAGGTTCGTCGCCCTCAACAGCGATGCGCCCGGCGCCGTAGTCGACGGCGATGCTCAGGTGGGTCGGGGACGCATCGGCAAGGATCACCTCGACGCCGCGGGCACGGAGCCCCAGCCCGATGCTCGTACCGAGCAGGCCGACACCGACAACACGCACCGGCCCCGTCAAACGACTCTCAACCACAACACTGCCCTTCACACCACACAACGAACATGTTCACGCTACAGCCCCGCCACTCGCAGGCGGCGCGCTACTTCGAACGTGCAGGCTTCTTCTCGCCCGTGGAGGAGGAGCGGCCCGGGCCAGCGGCTGACGACGACGTGACGTCGGCATGATCGGCTCCCGGCGCGGTAGCCACCCGGGACAGCGTCAGCAGTGCGCCGAGTTCGTCACGGCTCAGATCGCGAAGCTCCCCGGCCTTGAGCGAACCGAGGTGCAGTGGCCCGAACTGCCGCCGAACGAGCTCGAGCACGGGGTGACCGACTTCTTCGAGCATCCGTCGCACAATTCGGTTACGCCCGGAATGCAGCGTCACCTCGACCAGGCTGTTGCCGGCAGAGCTGTCGAGCAGGCGCGCCTTGTCGGCGACGATCGGCCCGTCGTCGAGTTCGACGCCCTTGATGAGTTTCGCGATCGTCTGGGCCGTGACCCGCCCCTCGACCTGGGCGATGTATGTCTTCATCACGCCGAACGACGGGTGTGCCAGCACGTGGGCGAGCTCACCGTCGTTCGTCAGGATGAGCAGGCCCGACGTCTCGGCGTCGAGGCGCCCGACGTTGAAGAGTCGTTCCTCGAACTGCGAGGTGTACCGCGAAAGGTCGGGTCGCCCGTACTGGTCGGTGAGCGAACTGACAATGCCGACCGGCTTGTTGAGCATGACGTACCGCTTGGTCGTGTCGAGCTGCACGGCCTGGTTGTCGACGGCGACTTTGTCGGTCTCGGGGTTGATCCGGCGCCCGAGTTCGCGAACGATCTCGCCGTTGACGCGCACGCGCCCCGCGGTGATCAGGTCTTCAGACACGCGCCGGGAGGCGACCCCCGCCGAAGCGAGTACCTTCTGCAACCGCACGCCGTCTGGCTGCTCCCCTGCCCGGCCCTCGCCGGAGCGCCCCGCGAAATCAGGACTGTCAGTGAAATTGGTCATCGAAACCCTCCGCACCATCGGCCAGGAGTGGTGAAATCTTGGGCAGCTCGTCGAGGCTGTTGATGCCGAGCTGCGTCAGTAGTAAGTCTGTCGTTCCATAGTAAATGGCACCGGTTTCGTTGTCGGTCGAAACCTCGGTGATGAGGCCGCGGCCGAGCAGGGTCCGGATGACCGAATCCACGTTGACCGCACGAATCGCCGCGACGGCACTCCTCGCGACGGGTTGTTTGTAGGCTATGACCGAGAGCGTCTCGAGTGCTGCCTGGGAGAGCCTCGACGGGTTCTCGGTGACCACGAACTCACGCACGACCCGGTCGTACTCGGCACGCACGTACAGTCGCCATCCGCCAGCGACCTCGCGCAATTCGAATCCGCGACGCACGCCGCTGCCAGCTCCGCCAGCGGCGGCACTGCTCACCCCGTCGTAGTCGTCGACGAGTCGTTCGATGCTCTGGCGCACGGCCGCGACCGGGCGCCCGAGCGTTGTGGCGAGTGTCACGAGACCCTGGGGTTCGTCGGCGACCATGAGGATCGCCTCGAGGGCACGTTCGAGGTCGAAGGGCCGGGCATCCACCGCAGCTTCGGTCGCAGACCCCGGTGCTGACCCTGTCGCTGACGGGGTCGCTGTCGCTGTCGTTGAAGCTGTCGTTGTCGTTGTCGTTGAAGCTGGCACGGGCGCCAACTCGGGGGCCGACACTGGCGGCATCGGTGTGGTTTCAGTTGTCATAGTCTGCTCCGAGGTTCGACAGGCTCTCTTCTGACCAGGTCTCTGCCGTCCAGCGGAGCGTCAGTTCGCCGAGTGGTTCGAGCTGCTCGAACGACACGGCCGAGCGCCGATACAGCTCCAGAACCGCGAGAAACCGTGCGACGACGACGCCCTTCTCGACGATTCCCGCGATCAGGCGCTGGAAGGTCACCGGCTCGCCGCCCCGCAGCATCACGACGACGTGCGCTGCCTGCTCTCGAATGCTGACGAGCGGCGCGTGCAGGTGTTCGAGCCCCACGACAGGAACCTCGCGTGGCGTCAGCGCGAGCATCGCCAGTGCAGCGAAATCGTCGGCACTGAGCGTCCACACCAGGTCGGGGGCGCTCTGCCGGTACTTCTCTTCGAGCCGCACCGCCCTCGCGTGCCGGCCCGTCTCCTCGTCAAAGTGGGAGCTGAACCAGGCCGAGACCTGTTTGAAGGCGCGGTACTGCAGAAGCCTGGCAAACAGCAGGTCACGGGCCTCGAGCAGCGCCACATCTTCGGCGTCGACCAGCTCACCCTGCGGCAACAGCCCCACGATCTTCAAATCGAGCAGGGTTGCGGCCACCACCAGGAATTCGGATGCTCGTTCCAGCTCCTCCTCGGAGTCGAGGTCCTTGAGGTAGCTGATGAACTCATCGGTCACCACACTCAGCGCGATGTCGGTGATGTCGACCTCGTGCTTCGAGATCAGCGACAGCAGGAGGTCGAACGGGCCCTCGAAGTTCGAGAGGCGCAGCGAGAAGCCGCTGGGCGCGGAGCCCGAGGCCTCACCGAAACTCTGTGCGTCAGGAGATTCGCCGTCGCGAATCATTGTCGGACTCTGACCGCGACCTGGTGCCGAGGCCCGCCCGCGCCCGGTCGTGAGGGGCAGCGCCCTAGGCGACCGCGCCACGGAAGACCAATTCGCGCGCAAGCTGTCGATACGCGTTCGCGGCAGGATGATCGGGCGCGAATTGCGTGATCGGAGTACCAGACACGCTCGCGTCAGGGAACTTGATCGTGCGACCGATGACCGTCTCGAGCACGTCGGTTCCGAAAGCGTCGACAACACGCTGCATCACCTCGCGCGAGTGCAGGGTGCGCGAGTCGTACATGGTGGCGAGGATTCCGTCGAGTTTGATGGCGGGGTTCAGCCGGTCGCGGACCTTCTCGATCGTCTCGACGAGCAGCGCCACGCCGCGGAGGGCGAAGAACTCGCACTCCAGCGGAATCAGCACGCCATGGCTCGCCGTCAGCGCGTTCACCGTCAGGAGCCCGAGCGAGGGCTGGCAGTCGATCAGGATGACGTCGTACTCATCGGAGACCTTGCGGAGCACCCTGGCGAGGAT contains:
- a CDS encoding MOSC domain-containing protein, which gives rise to MAELVAACVVHELRPDAGSVGVTAIDKRPVSGPVRVRKLGLHADVQASRKYHGGELQALYVYAQEDAEYWENELGRPLDAGWFGENLRVSGLDVSGARVGERWMIGPTVIVEVTSPREPCATFARWVGGPDERGWVKRFAAARRTGLYLRVVKAGEIVAGDTIEVIDVPAGAPTITEVFVGTAAAG
- the der gene encoding ribosome biogenesis GTPase Der produces the protein MVNIHSADKDTDGDFDDYPAVSNAVVERLSDLDEDLVSRRADALRTGLADYDLGEDDLAILDAATEDPNAITYLPALPVLAIVGRPNVGKSALVNRIIGRREAVVEDTPGVTRDRVNYKAEWAGRHFTIVDTGGWEPDARGIDASVAAQAEIAIDLADAVLFVVDANVGPTATDEHVVRMLRKTKRPVFVAANKIDDVRQEPNAAALWSLGLGNPYPVSALHGRGVADLLDQIMKTLPEVSAVAKQEVGGPRRVAILGRPNVGKSSLLNRAAGEERVVVNELAGTTRDPVDEQVEIAGKIWRFVDTAGIRRRVHLQQGADFYASLRTSAALEKAEVAVVMIDVSQPVSEQDVRIIDLVLESGRALVLAFNKWDLLDDERRRYLEREIEQDLAHVSWAPRVNISAKTGRHMEKLVPALELALESWDTRIPTGKFNAFLAELTAEHPHPVRGGKQPRILFGTQASSRPPTFVLFTTGFLDPGYRRYITRRLREIWGFEGSPVNVNMRVREKRKR
- a CDS encoding LysE/ArgO family amino acid transporter; the encoded protein is MPFSQTLLPALIGLGTGLALIVAIGAQNAFVLRLGIEGRNRTILPVVLVCALSDAVLILAGVVGIGAIIQAVPLALVVIRIVGSGFLIVYGLFAAARAVHPKALVTADGPTSITLKTAVVTAVALTWLNPHVYLDTVILLGSVANQQGAAERWWWAGGAIAGSFLWFFGLGFGARLLRPFFARPSSWRILDGIIAVVMIALGLRMAVGV
- the cmk gene encoding (d)CMP kinase; this translates as MSGAENLVPGESDAADSASGQAASAPTVVVAIDGPAGSGKSSVSKQAALKLGYAYLDTGAAYRALAWMLLDRGLDAENPAVVIESLAEFDFTIGTEPEGYFVKVGPDVVTVAIREPWVTSEVRLVARLPEVRAHLTEMFRSIIRNTSKPGIVVEGRDITTVVAPDATARILLTASEEARMGRRSAELVDQSAAVVGEQLRSRDRADSRVVDFMNAADGVTTVDSTELDFDQTVSAVVEVVHLASLRVFHGQHPQR
- a CDS encoding prephenate dehydrogenase — translated: MVESRLTGPVRVVGVGLLGTSIGLGLRARGVEVILADASPTHLSIAVDYGAGRIAVEGDEPQLIVVCVPPDVTARVVAAELEAFPRAIVTDVASVKLAPLHELRAAGADVSRYVGTHPMAGAERGGPLSGRVDLFVGRPWVVTAHDGISYQRGSVIDDLILDLGGSLVEMTPEAHDRSVALVSHVPQVISSLMARRLVDAPGAAVNLAGQGLRDVTRIAASDPELWVQILGANAAPVASILRLFSQDLERMIETLEAPEAVGASRRLAEELAGGNAGVARIPGKHGVDRRYAQLVVMVDDSPGELARLLAEIGEAGVNLEDLRLEHSPGAQIGFADISVLPEQLGYLVEFLRARGWRIAG
- a CDS encoding DUF2252 domain-containing protein, whose product is MTIAGWNLDQREGRASQSDLLAAGKALRTQVPRQSHASYVPSAQRDSLGILNEQNATRVQELVPLRMQRMLVSPFTFYRGAAAIMAADLANGPITGVRVVSCGDAHISNFGLFASPQRTMVFDLNDFDEAAVGPWEWDVKRLVASVVIGARESNFSPAEIRRAATAAAAGYREGLCDMMKLSVLERFYFRVDIEGENKNLDSAARKVLKKATKQARLRTSEAFIEKISERGPDGRLLLKENPPVLAHVPYTDEESIIELFEKYRRTVPADIAQLLSQFTITDIARRVVGVGSVGTRCYIMILTGPQGESLVLQIKEAQVSVLQSYGGEPVNPRFLGLETADAPQALRVVSNQRILQAVSDLFLGHVRYDEKDFYVRQFRDMKGSIDVSKLTIEPFVTYAAACGTLLARAHSQSENAALIAGYLGGSGAFDDAVVDWSLAYADQSQADFELLTAALAAG
- a CDS encoding helix-turn-helix transcriptional regulator gives rise to the protein MHSRDIATYLKVSESTLSRWRSAGTGPPFIRLGGIARYRIDAVDAWLAELERDHAPQE
- a CDS encoding tyrosine-type recombinase/integrase, translating into MERRSYGVRARARWTDPISKRRIIRSEIVPDEAAAHAFFDQLRTSSVKGMDTSMTLTEFVTSIGDRWARGLDPTSTGEIYGFGLKLRVLPALGHLPVAQITAGIIDRTIDEWEQRYGASTIKNSIAPLVRVLDEAVRDGLLGINPAKNRAKRSLNRNAFRTQSAEQASPRAHAIPDMKTLTKLAQACGKVGQPYSDFVMLAALLAARSSEVSGLQVGDVRFEKNLVIIARQIFPGKGGLVTKPTKSRKERRVPILEPLRPVLERLAEGKAPEDQLLVGPKGGVLTTATVRDATNWDTIVAGLGLPDLTRHGLRHTGATWMADAGVPLHVLQEILGHASMETTRGYVHPDDRHLASAAEQANAFLSPSGQKRQAARSAPSTRGL
- a CDS encoding LysR family transcriptional regulator ArgP, which gives rise to MMAFQFEQLQTLTTLLEEGTFEKAAIRLHVTASAVSQRIKAMEQAASQILVERTIPVTLTTAGTIVVRYARQVQLLDDDTRRELHLGGSGDSGEHATTIALAVNADSLATWFLESIAELSVTHQLVFDLHRDDQEHTTTLLRSGTVLAAVTSTPEPVQGCTSERLGIMRYRAVCSPAFARRWMIGPETLDRLGRSPMVNFDRKDELQRTFLGAHSDQVPPTHFVPTSADFARSLLLGFGWGLLPEGQCGDDLEQGRLVELDPEHPVDVVLYWQRWNLKSALLDAVTDAVRIGAVAALATSPVE